One genomic segment of Vulcanisaeta thermophila includes these proteins:
- a CDS encoding ribonuclease Z: MNVKVTFLGTGAGTPGKGRFLPSILVDDGPRKILMDAGEGAQYRLNELGISPLRITHILITHLHGDHVFGLPGLLATMALLDRRTELTLIGPVGIASMVKGLAEFIDGSQFPLRIIELSDEEGEAYVDGDFSIRYALARHSITDYAYTLVWRTAVGKFNPERAMKMEIPVNYWKRLQMGEPVLLPDGRVINPQDVVDVRSSGILKIVYTGDTAPTERVINLAKDAQLLIHDSTFSASEDAEVVWRQGHSRSVDAARVARDANVGELVLTHISNRYADPNTLAWEAAEVFPQVIAARDLLTIEVQG; the protein is encoded by the coding sequence ATGAACGTTAAGGTGACGTTCCTCGGGACCGGTGCGGGAACACCAGGTAAGGGTAGGTTTCTACCCTCGATACTTGTTGATGACGGCCCAAGGAAGATACTAATGGATGCGGGTGAGGGGGCGCAGTATAGGCTTAATGAGCTTGGTATAAGCCCCCTTAGAATAACGCACATATTAATAACGCACCTTCACGGTGACCACGTATTCGGACTGCCAGGGCTCCTCGCAACCATGGCCCTGCTGGACAGGAGGACTGAGTTAACATTGATAGGACCAGTGGGCATTGCCAGCATGGTTAAGGGCCTTGCGGAGTTCATCGATGGTTCCCAATTCCCCCTCAGGATAATAGAGTTAAGTGATGAGGAGGGTGAGGCCTACGTTGACGGAGACTTCTCAATACGTTACGCCCTAGCAAGGCATAGTATAACTGATTATGCATACACATTGGTATGGAGAACAGCCGTGGGTAAGTTCAACCCAGAGAGGGCCATGAAGATGGAGATACCCGTTAATTACTGGAAGAGGTTGCAGATGGGGGAGCCCGTGTTATTACCTGACGGTAGGGTTATTAATCCCCAGGACGTTGTTGATGTTAGGTCCTCAGGGATCCTAAAGATCGTCTATACAGGGGACACGGCACCCACGGAGAGGGTAATCAACCTGGCGAAGGATGCCCAGTTACTCATTCACGACTCCACATTCTCAGCAAGTGAGGATGCCGAGGTTGTGTGGAGGCAGGGCCACTCCAGGTCTGTGGATGCCGCCAGGGTGGCTAGGGATGCCAACGTGGGGGAGTTGGTGCTCACGCACATAAGCAATAGGTACGCAGACCCGAACACCCTGGCTTGGGAGGCCGCGGAGGTGTTTCCACAGGTCATCGCCGCCAGGGATTTATTAACCATCGAGGTCCAGGGTTAA
- a CDS encoding ATP-dependent DNA helicase produces the protein MVFKRVVTCIVEVGFESLIRKYFPYGEFRRWQWEIARTIYEALSTGRVALIEAPTGVGKTASALAAALAYSEESSSKVLFLIKTKNEAQAPIRELSKLRERGLDVDYVIIRNRPDMCCIASSKKLPYEEFLEECRLLRSRGECEYYINSRKANLNNVMRIVLDNTGNATSYTKTLCSMALCPYEASREYLRNSRVGIMTYYYVFSMNKPESVNVDLGNSVLIIDEAHNLPDSISSLNSTSLSLISINASIAEVKKFVDDDELKARTLRILKGLQTYMTKVSEVLESETMVSLELGDVLQFFEDFQAVVDSYYEIIRKKRMGGVTIPYTPLSRVMEFHRALLSKVGGFGIFLVRDEQGVSLTYKCIDPSIISGPILNKVGGAVLMSGTLPPRDYIVSMLGITRDVEEFRVGFRDYVSSENYEIYVLDTVTTRYVERDEEEFSNIANALAQVYMNYNLNKAILAIFPSYAVLKSVRKYLPPGINYVMELGTTSIDEVLSKLRDSKKILIMAVAGGKLVEGVEYRLGNENLLGMVIIVGVPYPEPSDYLDSVMEILAARLNDRRMAWELTYQWPAIVRIKQAVGRAFRSESDRAIIILMDRRFRDARLYKIFNEYFGKYNIISDLNSLINRIRF, from the coding sequence ATGGTTTTTAAGCGGGTAGTCACGTGTATTGTTGAGGTGGGCTTTGAGTCATTGATCAGGAAGTACTTCCCGTATGGAGAGTTCCGTAGGTGGCAGTGGGAGATAGCCAGGACTATATATGAGGCATTAAGCACTGGTAGGGTGGCCCTTATAGAGGCGCCCACTGGGGTTGGGAAAACAGCCAGCGCATTAGCCGCAGCCCTGGCATACTCCGAGGAGTCTAGCAGCAAGGTTCTATTCCTAATAAAGACTAAGAACGAGGCCCAGGCACCCATTAGGGAACTCAGTAAACTTAGGGAGAGGGGTTTGGACGTGGACTACGTCATCATTAGGAACAGGCCTGACATGTGCTGCATAGCCAGCAGTAAAAAACTGCCCTATGAGGAGTTCCTTGAGGAGTGCAGGTTACTGAGGAGCAGGGGTGAGTGCGAGTACTACATTAACTCCAGGAAGGCAAACCTAAACAACGTCATGAGGATTGTACTGGATAACACGGGCAACGCCACATCCTACACGAAAACCCTATGCTCAATGGCGCTCTGCCCCTACGAGGCATCCAGGGAGTACCTACGCAATTCCAGGGTGGGCATAATGACGTATTACTACGTATTCAGCATGAACAAGCCAGAATCGGTTAATGTGGACCTGGGGAATTCCGTATTAATCATTGACGAGGCTCATAACCTGCCCGACTCCATAAGCTCCCTAAACTCCACCTCCCTATCACTAATCTCGATCAACGCTTCGATAGCGGAGGTTAAGAAGTTCGTGGATGACGATGAACTGAAGGCAAGAACCCTCAGGATACTCAAGGGCCTTCAGACATACATGACGAAGGTAAGCGAGGTTCTTGAGAGTGAGACCATGGTATCCCTAGAGCTGGGTGATGTGCTTCAATTCTTCGAGGACTTCCAGGCAGTGGTGGATTCGTACTATGAGATAATTAGGAAGAAGAGGATGGGTGGTGTCACCATACCATACACACCCCTATCCAGGGTTATGGAGTTCCACAGGGCATTGCTGAGCAAGGTTGGGGGCTTTGGGATATTCCTCGTTAGGGATGAGCAGGGGGTTTCGCTAACGTACAAGTGCATTGATCCCTCAATAATAAGCGGGCCCATTCTCAATAAGGTGGGTGGCGCCGTTCTAATGAGTGGCACATTACCCCCAAGGGACTACATAGTGAGTATGCTTGGGATTACCAGGGATGTGGAGGAGTTTAGGGTTGGTTTTAGGGATTACGTGAGTTCCGAGAATTACGAGATTTACGTACTAGACACAGTAACCACGAGGTACGTAGAGAGGGATGAGGAAGAGTTTTCGAACATAGCCAATGCGCTGGCCCAGGTATACATGAATTACAATCTTAACAAGGCAATACTGGCAATCTTCCCATCATACGCAGTGCTAAAGTCCGTTAGGAAGTACCTACCTCCCGGCATTAATTATGTAATGGAGTTGGGAACCACGTCAATAGACGAGGTACTTAGTAAGCTCAGGGATTCTAAGAAGATCCTCATAATGGCTGTTGCCGGTGGTAAGCTTGTGGAGGGTGTGGAGTATAGGCTGGGTAATGAGAACCTCCTGGGCATGGTCATAATCGTGGGGGTCCCATACCCAGAACCCAGTGATTACCTGGACTCGGTAATGGAGATACTGGCCGCCAGGCTTAATGATAGGAGGATGGCTTGGGAACTTACCTACCAATGGCCAGCCATTGTACGTATTAAGCAGGCCGTGGGTAGGGCGTTTAGGTCTGAGAGTGATAGGGCCATAATAATATTAATGGATAGGAGGTTTAGGGATGCGAGGCTTTATAAAATATTCAACGAGTACTTCGGCAAATACAACATAATAAGTGACCTAAATTCATTAATCAACAGGATAAGGTTCTAG
- a CDS encoding Rieske (2Fe-2S) protein, whose product MWKRVTILVKVFDRRNSVITWVDNKPILIVKYGNEYYGMHAICAHMGCALLTDVEGYVATCPAHGAKYDVRTGEMIEKPQVRPEAPCEYEKLSVPLKTYKVRVTQDGFLEVDV is encoded by the coding sequence ATGTGGAAGAGGGTTACCATACTAGTTAAGGTTTTTGATAGGAGGAATTCCGTGATAACGTGGGTCGATAATAAACCCATACTAATTGTTAAGTACGGCAATGAGTACTACGGAATGCACGCAATATGCGCCCACATGGGCTGTGCATTACTGACTGATGTTGAGGGTTACGTGGCTACATGCCCAGCCCACGGGGCTAAGTATGATGTACGCACCGGGGAAATGATAGAGAAGCCCCAGGTACGCCCTGAGGCACCCTGTGAGTATGAGAAGCTCTCCGTGCCGTTAAAGACGTATAAGGTTAGGGTCACCCAGGACGGGTTCCTGGAAGTTGATGTTTGA
- a CDS encoding radical SAM protein, which translates to MERRRVVVKVGDEVPQVGTLAFGIVDRGTNVIEVRPTSLCPLSCIYCSVNAGPRSRNRWAEFTVEPGTLLGALEDVVRFKGVNDVEVHIDGMGEPGVYPHLTELIKGAKSIRGVSVVSMQTRLYMLTEDKLRELANVGLDRINLSIDTLNPERARYLSGTSWYDVKRVMELARTALDLGINVIASPVWLPGINDEDVRELITWARNAGLGMGKLPPVLIQKYIPHKRGRKVKVRVMPWGEFWRELRRWEVELGVRLTMSNEEMNIHKAPELPRPFKVNEEVKVHIISRGLIRGEFLGVVKPLRNDVVYDRVITVVAKPELEELLINSTVRVRVIENDHNIYIGELIIK; encoded by the coding sequence TTGGAGAGAAGGAGGGTTGTGGTTAAGGTGGGTGATGAGGTGCCTCAGGTGGGCACACTGGCCTTTGGCATTGTTGATCGAGGGACCAACGTCATTGAAGTAAGGCCCACAAGCCTATGCCCCCTGTCATGCATTTACTGCTCAGTCAATGCAGGGCCCAGGTCAAGAAATAGGTGGGCCGAGTTCACCGTGGAGCCTGGCACGTTATTGGGCGCTCTGGAGGATGTGGTGAGGTTTAAGGGCGTTAATGACGTTGAGGTGCACATTGACGGGATGGGCGAGCCTGGCGTTTACCCACACCTCACGGAATTGATTAAGGGCGCCAAGTCCATTAGGGGCGTCTCCGTGGTCTCAATGCAAACGAGGCTCTATATGCTCACTGAGGATAAACTCAGGGAATTAGCGAACGTGGGTCTTGATAGGATCAACCTAAGCATTGACACACTAAACCCCGAGAGGGCCAGGTATCTCTCCGGGACTTCCTGGTACGACGTGAAGAGGGTGATGGAGCTTGCCAGGACGGCCCTTGACCTGGGAATAAATGTGATCGCATCACCAGTGTGGTTACCTGGGATTAATGATGAGGATGTGAGGGAATTAATAACGTGGGCGCGCAATGCTGGGTTGGGCATGGGTAAGTTACCACCCGTTCTCATTCAGAAGTACATACCGCATAAGAGGGGTAGGAAGGTCAAGGTTAGGGTTATGCCCTGGGGTGAGTTCTGGAGGGAGTTGAGGAGGTGGGAGGTGGAGTTAGGCGTTAGGTTGACCATGAGTAATGAGGAAATGAACATACATAAAGCCCCCGAACTACCCAGGCCCTTTAAGGTTAATGAGGAGGTTAAGGTGCACATTATAAGCAGGGGGCTGATCCGCGGTGAGTTCCTGGGGGTTGTTAAGCCCCTCAGGAATGACGTGGTTTATGACAGGGTAATAACTGTGGTAGCCAAGCCCGAACTCGAGGAGTTGCTCATCAACAGCACGGTTAGGGTTAGGGTTATTGAGAATGACCATAACATATACATTGGAGAGTTAATCATTAAATAG
- the rsmA gene encoding 16S rRNA (adenine(1518)-N(6)/adenine(1519)-N(6))-dimethyltransferase RsmA, with translation MPNPLPELDLLTRDDLMKLVSRVRVRLRKSLSQHFVVDPAVIRDMVNNVPVGSQVLEVGTGIGTLTYYLARVASRVVSIEVDGRLLRYAENLLRGVGNVSLVSGDALRMPWPKVDFVVSNVPFSITSPLIMRIIREGVPGALLTIQREVANRIMSRPGDEDYGRLSVVVQCVYNITRINDYAPDAFYPSPEVYSSLVKLTRTSPCIDDLQMLELTTNVLFRHRNRKLRWVLSKYLGSEAIRRVGDCGVNMETRIRDLSINEIVRIAKSLMEFRDELDRLVH, from the coding sequence ATGCCAAACCCACTGCCGGAGCTTGACCTACTGACCAGGGATGACCTAATGAAACTGGTAAGTAGGGTTAGGGTTAGGCTTCGTAAAAGCCTAAGTCAGCACTTCGTTGTGGACCCAGCGGTTATAAGGGACATGGTTAATAATGTCCCAGTGGGTTCACAGGTCCTTGAGGTGGGTACGGGCATTGGAACACTCACCTACTACCTGGCCAGGGTGGCTTCGAGGGTGGTTAGTATCGAGGTTGATGGTAGGCTCCTCAGGTATGCGGAGAACCTGCTCAGGGGCGTTGGTAATGTATCCCTTGTTAGTGGTGATGCCCTTAGGATGCCCTGGCCCAAGGTGGATTTCGTGGTTTCCAACGTACCCTTCTCAATAACCTCACCGTTAATAATGAGGATAATTAGGGAGGGGGTTCCAGGGGCGTTACTAACCATCCAGAGGGAGGTTGCCAATAGGATCATGAGCAGGCCTGGTGATGAGGATTATGGTAGGTTGAGCGTGGTGGTTCAGTGCGTGTATAATATTACCAGGATCAATGACTATGCACCGGATGCCTTTTACCCAAGCCCCGAGGTTTACTCATCGCTTGTGAAGTTGACCAGGACCTCCCCGTGCATTGATGACCTCCAAATGCTGGAATTAACAACCAATGTGCTTTTCAGGCATAGGAATAGGAAGCTTAGGTGGGTCTTGAGTAAGTACCTGGGTTCTGAGGCCATAAGGAGGGTTGGGGATTGTGGGGTTAATATGGAGACTAGGATTCGCGATCTATCAATTAACGAGATCGTTAGGATCGCGAAGTCCCTGATGGAGTTTAGGGATGAACTGGATAGGTTGGTTCATTAA
- the pyrH gene encoding UMP kinase, which produces MLKGPFVLKMSGHVFDNEELLLNHARIIRDLWVEGYRMVVVTGGGSLARHYIGVARRAGVNESLLDTIGIAVSRLNALLLASILSDISYLVIPGNLEDTFKAWSTGRLVIIGGFQPGQSTATVALLTAEYLGFKYVVDCANIDAVYTSDPRIDPSARRIERISAGELMDMLRSRTIAGTYDLLDPWALSIARRGGITIYVISCSSPNNLVNFVRGGSGVGTIITP; this is translated from the coding sequence ATGTTAAAGGGGCCCTTTGTACTTAAGATGAGTGGGCATGTATTTGATAATGAGGAACTACTACTCAACCACGCCAGGATAATCAGGGATTTGTGGGTTGAGGGTTATAGAATGGTTGTGGTGACTGGTGGCGGGTCACTGGCTAGGCATTACATAGGTGTTGCCAGGAGGGCCGGGGTTAATGAGTCCCTGCTCGACACCATAGGCATAGCCGTGAGCCGCCTAAACGCGCTGCTACTGGCGTCAATACTAAGTGACATTTCCTACCTAGTGATACCAGGTAATCTTGAGGATACTTTCAAGGCCTGGTCCACGGGCAGGTTAGTGATAATTGGTGGGTTCCAACCTGGCCAGTCCACGGCTACCGTGGCCCTACTAACCGCTGAGTACCTTGGCTTTAAGTACGTGGTTGACTGTGCAAATATTGATGCTGTGTACACAAGCGACCCCAGGATTGATCCAAGTGCTAGGAGGATTGAACGTATAAGCGCCGGCGAGTTAATGGATATGCTTAGGTCCAGGACCATAGCGGGTACTTACGACCTGCTGGATCCATGGGCCCTGAGCATTGCCAGGAGGGGTGGCATAACCATATACGTGATTAGCTGCTCATCACCAAATAACCTGGTTAACTTCGTAAGGGGCGGTTCAGGGGTTGGTACCATAATCACACCTTAA
- a CDS encoding HD domain-containing protein, with amino-acid sequence MSNPWNLAGIVDSILNIPRVGWVQRGVPHGIAETVGDHILLTSYLAMVMCRELMNNGVSVDLGKCLIMALIHDAHEAIVGNVGNNVRSSIPGWYEVEAAAFNSLGLPREFMDIFREYRYGASTEGLITQLADKMATLIRACLYSRRGYDVRELVVSYRDSVNKAFNALQDNVRRILRDFVDMALRCDYGTNP; translated from the coding sequence ATGAGTAACCCCTGGAATCTGGCGGGTATTGTGGATTCAATACTCAACATACCCAGGGTGGGGTGGGTTCAAAGGGGTGTTCCCCATGGCATTGCTGAGACCGTGGGGGACCACATACTACTAACTAGTTACCTGGCAATGGTCATGTGCAGGGAGTTAATGAACAATGGGGTGTCGGTTGATTTGGGTAAGTGCTTAATCATGGCTTTAATACACGATGCTCATGAAGCCATAGTGGGCAATGTGGGTAATAACGTAAGGTCATCAATTCCAGGTTGGTATGAGGTCGAAGCAGCCGCATTCAATAGCCTTGGCCTGCCCAGGGAGTTCATGGACATATTCAGGGAGTATAGGTATGGTGCGAGTACCGAGGGTCTAATCACGCAGTTGGCTGATAAGATGGCCACGTTAATAAGGGCATGCCTATACTCAAGGCGTGGTTATGATGTTAGGGAGTTAGTGGTGAGTTACAGGGACTCCGTCAATAAGGCGTTCAATGCCCTCCAGGATAATGTGCGAAGAATACTCAGGGATTTTGTGGACATGGCTTTAAGGTGTGATTATGGTACCAACCCCTGA
- the tenA gene encoding thiaminase II, producing the protein MGLTDELRARVYDIWRAILTHPFVVELFRGTLPLEKFRFYVIQDYNYLITLTKCQALIASKFDDPALMREVLELALADVSTELENYNKLLSRLGLSLEYVVKVRPSPTNTAYMNYLLSTCSLGSAWEGLVAILPCYWTYLEIAQSHVDDLRGNPMDVYREWAMVYLSSEYRGIVERLRRIIDEHGDYLGRDFDKLLSIFRQASVYEYMFWDMAYRQEGWPI; encoded by the coding sequence ATGGGTTTGACTGATGAGTTGAGGGCCAGGGTTTACGATATTTGGAGGGCCATTTTAACGCACCCATTCGTTGTGGAGTTGTTCAGGGGTACCCTACCCCTTGAGAAGTTTAGGTTCTACGTGATCCAAGACTATAACTACCTAATCACACTTACCAAGTGCCAAGCACTCATTGCGTCTAAGTTTGATGACCCTGCCCTGATGAGGGAGGTTTTGGAGCTTGCCCTGGCCGACGTGTCCACGGAGCTTGAGAACTACAATAAATTACTGAGCAGGCTTGGTTTAAGCCTTGAGTATGTAGTTAAGGTGAGGCCCAGCCCCACGAACACGGCCTACATGAACTACCTCCTCTCCACATGCTCCCTGGGTAGTGCCTGGGAGGGCCTCGTGGCCATACTACCCTGTTACTGGACATACCTAGAAATAGCCCAGTCCCACGTTGATGATTTACGTGGGAACCCTATGGATGTTTACCGTGAATGGGCCATGGTTTACCTCAGCAGTGAGTATAGGGGGATTGTTGAGAGGCTTAGGAGGATTATTGATGAGCATGGGGATTACCTGGGCAGGGATTTTGACAAGCTCCTCTCCATATTTAGGCAGGCCTCGGTTTATGAGTACATGTTCTGGGACATGGCTTATAGGCAGGAGGGCTGGCCTATTTAA
- a CDS encoding chromatin protein Cren7 has protein sequence MAELSSYLEKEYDVECDGQVVKLKPVKVWMLAPKGRRGVIIGLFRCPSGKTVRKAIGRAE, from the coding sequence ATGGCGGAACTCTCAAGTTACCTGGAGAAGGAGTATGATGTTGAGTGTGATGGGCAGGTTGTGAAGCTTAAGCCCGTAAAGGTTTGGATGCTGGCGCCCAAGGGTAGGAGGGGAGTCATAATAGGGCTATTTAGGTGCCCCTCTGGGAAAACCGTCAGGAAGGCTATAGGACGTGCCGAGTAA
- a CDS encoding winged helix-turn-helix domain-containing protein, producing the protein MIRVNVGSGGMELLRINTKSVVILPVESFNTLVSNDIRLKIMNLLSRGPMTVTTIAHELGMLKGVAHRHVKILKDNGWVRILTEEEVRALGLNREANRIYYAPSAIVFLSYRLEDVGRTVRIVVPASYSAFVDLRGGKFILMMPSATTHCASQCPTHELCLDWVKRIAKQYHVVVDSDDAGEALVQLYTQLVLKELRMQMMSSVMSLESSKLNSIYIKHAKLVL; encoded by the coding sequence ATGATTAGGGTAAATGTTGGTAGTGGCGGCATGGAGCTGCTGCGGATAAACACAAAGTCAGTGGTTATACTGCCCGTTGAGTCCTTCAACACGTTGGTGAGTAATGATATTAGGTTGAAAATAATGAATCTACTGAGTAGGGGCCCCATGACCGTCACCACAATAGCCCATGAACTGGGTATGCTGAAGGGCGTTGCGCATAGGCATGTTAAGATCCTCAAGGACAACGGCTGGGTAAGGATACTCACCGAGGAGGAGGTCAGGGCCCTTGGGCTTAATAGGGAGGCCAATAGGATTTACTATGCGCCATCGGCCATCGTGTTCCTAAGCTATAGGCTTGAGGATGTGGGGCGCACCGTTAGGATAGTGGTCCCAGCAAGCTACAGCGCCTTCGTGGATCTCCGCGGTGGTAAATTCATACTAATGATGCCATCAGCGACCACGCACTGCGCCTCACAATGCCCAACGCACGAGCTATGCCTTGACTGGGTTAAGAGGATTGCCAAGCAGTACCACGTGGTTGTGGATAGTGATGATGCTGGTGAGGCCCTGGTGCAATTATACACGCAGTTAGTCCTTAAGGAGTTGAGGATGCAGATGATGAGCAGTGTAATGTCGCTGGAAAGTTCAAAGTTGAACTCCATCTACATAAAGCATGCAAAACTGGTCCTTTAA
- a CDS encoding TenA family transcriptional regulator, which yields MDAREFLNNVRGELEPLNNSIINHPLIRDAENGTLSMNAIRAFVVNQWYIVNHDLRSIAIAMSRAKNMQELILMKKFLDGDYGALLELRKLMRELGITEDDPVTVNVAPEAIAYTHYLSWLANYAEPCEFAFVLIVNIPVWGNVVYRLGRALSSKYGIKETGFFDAFKGPFDELEGETLSVISSCLTDNVRVKRMRSMARVVQAYEKMFWDSIYSLR from the coding sequence ATGGATGCGAGGGAATTCCTGAATAACGTAAGGGGTGAATTGGAACCCTTGAATAACTCAATAATAAACCACCCACTGATTAGGGACGCCGAGAACGGAACGTTGAGTATGAACGCTATAAGAGCCTTTGTCGTAAATCAGTGGTACATCGTGAATCATGACCTCAGGTCTATAGCCATAGCCATGAGTAGGGCTAAGAATATGCAGGAATTAATACTTATGAAGAAATTCCTGGACGGAGACTACGGAGCCCTCCTTGAATTAAGGAAGCTAATGAGGGAATTGGGGATTACCGAAGACGATCCAGTTACGGTTAACGTAGCCCCAGAGGCCATTGCCTACACGCACTACCTGTCCTGGCTCGCTAATTATGCGGAGCCCTGTGAATTCGCATTTGTATTAATAGTGAACATACCCGTTTGGGGGAACGTGGTGTATAGGCTTGGTAGAGCGTTGAGTAGTAAGTACGGTATTAAGGAAACTGGTTTCTTTGACGCATTTAAAGGGCCCTTTGATGAGCTGGAGGGCGAGACATTAAGCGTAATAAGCAGTTGCCTAACGGATAATGTAAGGGTTAAGAGAATGAGGAGTATGGCCAGGGTGGTGCAGGCATATGAAAAAATGTTCTGGGACTCCATTTACTCCCTAAGGTAA
- a CDS encoding DNA topoisomerase: MAIDVLVVAEKDSVARAIAHYLAQGVVNRRLIYGVKTYWFMRNGAQWVSIGLRGHVMNMDFPVELNQWHSVEPGKLLDVEPILVIREENVNYARALMKLASGVKTVILALDADSEGEAIAYEALFIIKNVNPRATFKRALFSAVTKQEITRAFNDLRELNPGLAKRVFTRMALDLTLGAVFTRALTLSVERLDRNVLPRGSFLSYGPCQTPVLNLVVQRALERENFKPEKYYVVLIEVRKGGNSVQLTLNQEIKDKATAQSIVNSVRSEGKGVVTKALYREGTLDPPVPLDTIELERRASRFFNIRSKAALDIAEELYRHGLISYPRTETTIYPQSLDLKGVLNDLLGSDYGDYVRQLLSKPLKPTRGDSDDGAHPPIYPTSGATKEKVLRLFKNERYWRIYDLVVRHFLATLSPPATVERQELSVRVGKYEFRTNGLKIVNPGYLIIYPFEKPSERVLPRFSQGEEVIISRAWLEEKETEPPPYLSESELLRLMKKYGIGTDATMQDHIHTNIVRGYFRVRNKQCIPTPLGKAVIGILSSVGKELIDPWFRARMEKSLMEITRGHLKPEDVLITFKNKARNIYKEFMANNKSIGESLIKALKDSLGKGKGA; this comes from the coding sequence ATGGCAATCGATGTATTGGTCGTTGCGGAGAAGGACTCCGTGGCTAGGGCCATAGCCCATTACCTGGCACAGGGAGTTGTTAATAGGAGGCTTATTTACGGTGTTAAGACATACTGGTTCATGAGGAATGGAGCTCAATGGGTTAGTATTGGTTTGAGGGGTCATGTTATGAATATGGACTTCCCAGTGGAGTTGAATCAATGGCATTCCGTGGAGCCTGGCAAACTTCTTGATGTAGAGCCCATTCTGGTGATTAGGGAGGAGAATGTGAATTATGCCAGGGCATTGATGAAGTTAGCCTCAGGGGTGAAAACGGTGATACTTGCCCTGGACGCGGATTCCGAGGGTGAGGCCATAGCCTATGAGGCCCTGTTCATAATAAAGAATGTGAACCCCAGGGCAACCTTTAAGAGGGCGTTATTCTCGGCTGTGACAAAGCAGGAAATAACCAGGGCATTTAATGACCTGAGGGAATTAAACCCAGGATTGGCAAAGAGAGTCTTCACTAGGATGGCACTGGACTTAACACTGGGTGCCGTGTTCACGAGGGCATTAACGCTGAGTGTGGAGAGGCTCGATAGGAACGTACTCCCTAGGGGCAGCTTTCTAAGTTATGGCCCATGCCAGACGCCAGTCCTTAACCTGGTGGTTCAAAGGGCCCTGGAGAGGGAGAACTTTAAGCCCGAGAAGTACTACGTGGTGTTAATTGAGGTTCGTAAGGGTGGGAATAGCGTTCAATTAACCCTAAACCAGGAAATTAAGGATAAGGCTACGGCACAGTCCATCGTTAATTCCGTGAGGTCCGAGGGAAAGGGCGTGGTGACCAAGGCCTTGTATAGGGAGGGGACCCTGGATCCACCGGTACCGTTAGACACCATAGAGCTTGAGAGGAGGGCCAGTAGGTTCTTTAATATTAGGTCCAAGGCCGCCCTGGACATTGCGGAGGAGCTCTATAGGCATGGCTTAATTTCATACCCAAGGACTGAGACCACGATATACCCACAATCGCTTGATCTTAAGGGTGTCCTTAATGACCTGTTAGGTAGTGATTATGGGGATTACGTTAGGCAGTTATTGAGTAAGCCTTTGAAGCCCACGAGGGGTGACTCAGACGATGGCGCACACCCACCCATATACCCCACCTCAGGAGCCACCAAGGAGAAGGTACTTAGGCTATTCAAGAATGAGAGGTACTGGAGAATATACGACCTGGTGGTTAGGCACTTCCTGGCAACCCTAAGCCCACCAGCCACTGTGGAGAGGCAGGAGTTGAGTGTTAGGGTTGGTAAGTATGAGTTCAGAACCAATGGGTTAAAGATAGTAAACCCCGGTTATCTCATCATCTACCCATTCGAAAAACCCAGCGAGAGGGTTTTACCAAGATTCTCACAGGGCGAGGAGGTAATCATTTCCAGAGCTTGGCTTGAGGAGAAGGAGACGGAGCCGCCACCGTACCTATCCGAGTCGGAGCTCCTTAGGCTCATGAAGAAGTACGGTATTGGAACCGACGCGACAATGCAGGATCACATACACACGAACATAGTGAGGGGGTACTTCAGGGTGCGTAATAAACAATGCATACCCACACCACTGGGTAAAGCCGTCATTGGCATACTGAGCAGCGTGGGCAAGGAATTAATAGACCCCTGGTTCAGAGCGAGAATGGAGAAGTCACTCATGGAAATAACAAGAGGTCACCTAAAGCCCGAGGATGTATTGATAACTTTTAAGAATAAGGCCCGCAATATATATAAGGAATTCATGGCTAATAATAAGAGCATCGGAGAATCATTAATCAAGGCCCTAAAGGATAGCCTGGGTAAGGGTAAGGGGGCTTAG